Proteins from a genomic interval of Campylobacter concisus:
- a CDS encoding glycosyltransferase, with the protein MRILFVTSTLRSGGAERVCAVIASRFSLDHDVSLVKFDKDEPFYELASGVKLINLGVGADELGLIGNLKKRVLKVLALRALIREGKFDAVISFLDAVNTLVLFSSAGLKTPIIISEHTNYLAPKRAIFKVLRRISYPFANALSVLSDEDLGHYSKFCKNVMKIYNPLFEEVCSESFAKENLVIFVGRLNKIKNCEMFVRVAANLKQSGYKFAVAGDGGERANLENLAKNLGANVEFLGSVSDIASLYKRAKVLLSCSNFEGLGNTLIEAINYDCVRVATRTSGAKELIKDGFDGLLCEINDADQMSKKLAKMLQDEAKMGEFAKNARARLDEFSVEQIYKKWLELLRLGGVK; encoded by the coding sequence ATGAGGATATTATTTGTCACATCAACGCTTAGAAGTGGCGGTGCGGAGCGAGTTTGCGCGGTGATCGCATCAAGATTTAGCTTGGATCACGATGTAAGCCTTGTTAAATTTGATAAGGACGAGCCATTTTACGAGCTAGCAAGCGGCGTGAAGCTCATAAATTTAGGCGTTGGGGCTGATGAGCTTGGCTTGATTGGAAATTTAAAAAAGAGAGTTTTAAAGGTGCTTGCTTTAAGAGCGCTCATACGAGAGGGTAAATTTGACGCTGTGATATCCTTTTTAGATGCCGTAAATACCTTGGTTCTCTTTAGCTCAGCTGGACTAAAAACGCCTATAATCATAAGCGAGCACACAAACTACCTTGCGCCAAAAAGAGCCATTTTTAAGGTGCTAAGACGCATAAGCTATCCATTTGCAAACGCACTTAGCGTCTTAAGCGATGAGGATCTAGGGCATTACTCGAAATTTTGCAAAAATGTGATGAAAATTTACAACCCACTCTTTGAAGAGGTGTGCAGTGAGAGCTTTGCTAAAGAAAATTTAGTCATCTTTGTTGGCAGGCTAAATAAGATAAAAAACTGTGAAATGTTTGTAAGAGTGGCTGCAAATTTAAAACAAAGTGGCTACAAATTCGCTGTTGCTGGAGATGGCGGCGAGAGGGCAAATTTAGAAAATTTAGCCAAAAATTTGGGTGCAAATGTCGAATTCTTAGGCAGCGTTAGCGACATCGCCTCGCTTTATAAAAGAGCAAAAGTGCTGCTCTCTTGCTCAAATTTCGAGGGTCTTGGAAACACCTTGATAGAAGCTATAAACTATGACTGCGTGCGTGTTGCGACAAGAACTAGCGGAGCAAAAGAGCTTATAAAAGATGGCTTTGATGGCTTGCTTTGCGAGATAAATGACGCTGATCAGATGAGCAAAAAGCTTGCAAAAATGCTCCAAGATGAGGCAAAAATGGGCGAATTTGCTAAAAACGCAAGGGCTAGACTTGATGAGTTTAGCGTGGAGCAAATTTATAAAAAATGGCTGGAACTTTTAAGGCTTGGAGGTGTGAAGTGA
- a CDS encoding glycosyltransferase — protein MKILFVIAALRNGGAERVLNVLANELSKDNEITIALLEEDLGFYKFNEKINIINLNVTGSRLALKFKKILALRALFKEQKADLIISFIDWTNVACALANAGLDSKLIATEHHEHSYLKSKIASAMRDFAYRFVDGLSVLSKSDFNYYKFAKNCEIIHNPLFIDIPEIYEKQNVILSVARLEVVKGYDLYFEALSKVDKSLLDGWEIKIAGSGRQEAELKQMASNLGLNVKFLGHMSDVTKLYSEAKIFTLCSRSEGLSNVLIESGAFGCARLSSDTVGARELINDGTDGLIFKNGDANDLKDKLEMLLKDENLRQKLAKNASESANLFSKENIIKQWREFIKKVVSK, from the coding sequence GTGAAAATTCTTTTTGTCATCGCCGCACTTAGAAACGGCGGAGCTGAGCGAGTGCTAAATGTGCTTGCAAATGAGCTTAGCAAGGACAATGAGATCACTATCGCTCTTCTTGAAGAGGACCTTGGGTTTTATAAATTTAATGAAAAGATAAATATCATAAACCTTAACGTCACTGGCTCAAGGCTCGCTTTAAAATTTAAAAAAATCCTAGCTCTTAGAGCGCTTTTTAAAGAGCAAAAAGCTGATCTCATAATTAGCTTTATCGACTGGACAAACGTCGCTTGCGCGCTGGCAAATGCTGGACTAGATAGCAAACTAATAGCGACCGAACATCACGAACACAGCTACTTAAAAAGCAAAATCGCAAGCGCTATGCGTGATTTTGCCTACCGCTTTGTAGATGGCTTAAGCGTGCTAAGTAAAAGTGACTTCAACTACTATAAATTTGCCAAAAATTGCGAGATCATCCACAACCCGCTTTTTATCGACATACCTGAAATTTATGAGAAGCAAAACGTCATCTTAAGCGTGGCAAGGCTGGAGGTGGTAAAGGGCTATGATCTCTATTTTGAGGCGCTTAGCAAGGTGGATAAGAGCTTGCTTGATGGCTGGGAGATAAAGATCGCAGGCAGTGGCAGACAGGAAGCCGAACTGAAGCAAATGGCGTCAAATTTGGGGCTTAACGTAAAATTTCTAGGTCACATGAGTGATGTCACAAAGCTTTATAGTGAGGCAAAAATTTTTACTCTTTGCTCAAGAAGCGAGGGGCTTTCAAACGTACTAATCGAATCAGGCGCCTTTGGCTGTGCTAGGCTAAGTAGCGACACCGTGGGTGCAAGAGAGCTTATAAATGACGGCACGGACGGGCTTATCTTTAAAAATGGCGATGCAAATGATCTTAAAGATAAGCTTGAGATGCTTTTAAAAGATGAAAATTTAAGGCAAAAACTAGCAAAAAATGCCAGCGAAAGTGCAAATTTATTTAGCAAAGAAAATATTATCAAGCAGTGGCGAGAATTTATAAAAAAGGTTGTTAGCAAGTGA
- the pglJ gene encoding N-acetylgalactosamine-N,N'-diacetylbacillosaminyl-diphospho-undecaprenol 4-alpha-N-acetylgalactosaminyltransferase, with translation MKKLAVFLYSMGPGGAERNVANLLPFLVKLYEVHLILMSKVIAYEIPSEVQIHFIENSDPYESGLKKLARLFLAMPMLAFKYKKLCQNLGIDTQFVLMNRPCYIASIARILGFKKKLVISERSCPSVLYKDDLSGRVNKFLLTHLYKKADLILANAVGNKEDLVRNFGMSDTKTKVLYNALDLKTINLLKDEPLESDFKPFFINIGRLDSGKNQTMLIKIIASINDPRATLGILGKGPLKDELQNLIDKFDVGDRVKLLGTDKNPFKHIKNASCLLCASRFEGFSNVLLEALACEKTIISTEHKSGAKELLGDSEFGILVPVDDENAMKEAMIKVLNEREIRQNFENVAYNRAKFFDSENIASKLINFLENPNE, from the coding sequence GTGAAAAAATTAGCCGTTTTTTTATACTCGATGGGGCCTGGTGGTGCTGAGCGAAATGTGGCAAATTTACTGCCATTTTTAGTTAAACTTTATGAAGTTCATCTCATCTTAATGAGTAAGGTCATCGCCTACGAGATCCCAAGCGAGGTGCAAATCCACTTTATAGAAAATAGTGATCCTTACGAGAGCGGGCTAAAGAAGCTCGCAAGGCTCTTTTTAGCGATGCCAATGCTTGCTTTTAAATATAAAAAGCTTTGTCAAAATTTAGGCATCGACACGCAGTTTGTGCTGATGAACCGCCCATGCTATATCGCTTCAATAGCTAGAATTTTGGGCTTTAAAAAAAAGCTAGTTATCAGCGAGCGAAGCTGTCCATCGGTCCTATATAAAGACGATCTAAGCGGCAGGGTTAATAAATTTTTACTCACTCATCTTTATAAAAAAGCAGATCTCATTCTTGCAAATGCAGTTGGTAACAAAGAGGATCTAGTGCGAAATTTTGGTATGAGTGATACTAAAACAAAGGTGCTTTATAACGCCCTTGATCTAAAAACTATAAATTTGCTAAAAGATGAGCCACTTGAGAGTGACTTTAAGCCATTTTTCATAAACATTGGCCGCCTTGATAGTGGTAAAAATCAAACCATGTTAATAAAAATAATAGCTTCTATTAATGACCCTCGTGCAACGCTTGGCATTTTAGGGAAAGGGCCTTTAAAGGACGAGCTGCAAAATTTGATAGATAAATTTGATGTGGGTGATCGAGTAAAGCTTCTTGGCACTGATAAAAATCCATTTAAACATATAAAAAACGCCTCTTGCTTGCTTTGTGCTTCGCGTTTTGAGGGCTTTTCAAATGTCTTGCTTGAAGCACTAGCATGCGAAAAAACAATCATCTCAACCGAGCACAAAAGCGGCGCAAAGGAGCTTTTGGGCGATAGCGAGTTTGGCATCTTAGTGCCAGTTGATGACGAAAATGCGATGAAAGAAGCGATGATAAAGGTGCTTAACGAGCGTGAAATAAGGCAAAATTTTGAAAATGTTGCGTATAATCGGGCTAAATTTTTTGATAGTGAAAATATAGCGAGCAAGCTTATAAATTTTTTGGAAAATCCTAATGAATAG
- a CDS encoding glycosyltransferase family 2 protein, translated as MSEPLISIVTATYKRPELLKKAIKSALAQSYKNLEIVVTDDGDDESASKICKSFNDARIKFVKNTAHKKSPNGNKNNGFDNATGEFVCLLDDDDELMSEAIAECYEILKSGEYSCVFADAICEKDGVMTDMMAGRSPYSKSGAMSKVDYHCGRINGEYFKLFSREFIDGFRFDESSFGGENELYIRFFEKNVFYLKKPLYIYRIARSDSATLNAGKHALSVAKAYIKTANLHYDIAIKNEPKFLAIQYKNAAYYAKIAGEYGLMLRCIFKSLSIKFSKEAFIFLLLSPLPSGILPALSKLRVKIKQRFGV; from the coding sequence ATGAGCGAGCCATTAATCAGCATCGTAACCGCGACCTACAAGCGTCCAGAGCTTTTAAAAAAGGCCATAAAAAGCGCTCTAGCTCAAAGCTATAAAAATTTAGAAATAGTTGTAACCGACGACGGCGATGACGAGAGTGCGAGTAAAATTTGCAAGAGTTTTAATGACGCAAGGATCAAATTTGTAAAAAACACCGCTCACAAAAAGAGCCCAAATGGCAACAAAAATAACGGCTTTGACAACGCAACAGGCGAGTTTGTCTGCTTGCTTGATGATGACGATGAGCTAATGAGCGAGGCGATTGCTGAGTGCTATGAAATTTTAAAAAGCGGCGAGTATTCGTGCGTTTTTGCAGATGCGATCTGCGAAAAAGATGGCGTGATGACTGATATGATGGCTGGTAGAAGCCCATATAGCAAGAGTGGGGCGATGAGCAAGGTTGATTATCACTGCGGACGGATAAATGGCGAGTATTTTAAGCTTTTTTCGCGTGAATTTATAGATGGCTTTAGGTTTGATGAGAGCAGTTTTGGCGGCGAAAATGAGCTTTATATCCGCTTTTTTGAAAAAAATGTCTTTTATCTTAAAAAGCCACTTTACATCTACCGCATCGCAAGAAGTGATAGTGCGACGCTAAATGCCGGCAAACACGCGTTAAGCGTAGCAAAAGCCTACATAAAAACAGCGAATTTGCACTACGACATTGCTATAAAAAATGAGCCAAAATTTCTAGCTATACAGTATAAAAATGCCGCTTACTACGCCAAAATAGCAGGCGAATATGGCCTTATGTTAAGGTGTATCTTTAAAAGCCTTAGCATTAAATTTAGTAAAGAGGCGTTTATTTTCTTACTGCTTAGCCCACTTCCAAGTGGCATTTTGCCGGCACTTTCAAAGCTTAGAGTGAAGATAAAACAAAGGTTTGGCGTATGA
- a CDS encoding STT3 domain-containing protein, whose product MNRNLFFKNYSLYLMIFVAVLFGMVCRLYWVFWASEYPVFFWNNELMISTNDGYAFAEGARDMLAGFHQENDLSYYGYPLSTLTYWIVKFLGVKLETAMIYMSVFFSSLVAVPVILIANEYKVKMAGFIAALLAVIANSYYNRTMAGYYDTDMLIITLSVFVVWGLVRVLEKKDAKSLIIAPLSVLIYMWWYLSAFSLISILTGLFLLYTLIFDRKNPLFYLEISLLLLAISNLDLTLKFIAIIAICAFCLFKKEVINLKIALGVLAIIFVIFVIRGGLNPIIFQLKFYVFRGSPELSGMSFHFFNVNQTIQESSIVDFTLFCERISANIITFLISLAGVTLFCYKHRSFAVSLGMLALGFLAFKSGLRFTIYAVPIMALGFGYLVEFILSNLKLKGAVLNLARAFVTVLALTPALIHIYGYKAEPVFVHKEVEILNKLKGIADREDYVVAWWDYGYPIRYYSDVKTLIDGGKHLGRENFAVSFALGSDEISSANMARLDVEYTERNFKERFNGNLAQILKERNASIDQFFSDIKEANFSLPAKTRDIYYYLPDRMLGIFPTILQFSKIDLKSGKNLNNGLFIVTRAISQNENGIRLNGGFTLTSDVTNLIYDGNILPLKSFIETDYNEAGKLNVKEYKNNESSNISVIFMRDYGRFIILDESILNSAYIQLFVLERYDPKIFEPVILDGAAKIYKLKR is encoded by the coding sequence ATGAATAGAAATTTATTTTTTAAAAATTACTCTTTATACCTTATGATATTTGTCGCGGTCCTTTTTGGCATGGTTTGTAGGCTTTACTGGGTCTTTTGGGCGAGTGAGTATCCAGTCTTTTTTTGGAACAACGAGCTGATGATCAGCACAAACGACGGTTACGCATTTGCCGAGGGTGCAAGGGATATGTTAGCTGGTTTTCACCAAGAAAACGACCTTAGCTACTACGGCTATCCGCTCTCGACGCTTACTTACTGGATCGTGAAATTTCTAGGCGTCAAGCTTGAGACGGCGATGATTTATATGAGCGTATTTTTCTCGTCGCTTGTGGCTGTGCCTGTTATCTTGATCGCAAATGAATACAAAGTAAAAATGGCTGGCTTCATCGCTGCACTTCTTGCAGTGATCGCAAATAGCTACTACAACCGCACGATGGCTGGTTACTACGACACCGACATGCTCATCATCACTCTTAGCGTCTTTGTCGTTTGGGGGCTTGTTAGAGTGCTTGAGAAAAAGGATGCAAAGAGCCTGATAATAGCACCTTTAAGCGTGCTTATCTATATGTGGTGGTACTTAAGCGCCTTTTCGCTTATTAGCATTTTAACTGGGTTATTTTTACTTTATACGCTCATTTTTGATAGGAAAAATCCACTTTTTTACCTTGAAATTTCGCTGCTTTTACTTGCTATCTCAAACCTTGATCTAACGCTTAAATTTATCGCTATCATCGCTATTTGTGCGTTTTGTCTTTTTAAAAAAGAGGTGATAAATTTAAAAATTGCTCTTGGCGTTTTGGCAATTATCTTTGTTATTTTTGTCATCCGTGGCGGGCTAAATCCGATTATTTTTCAGCTTAAATTTTATGTTTTCAGAGGAAGTCCAGAACTAAGCGGCATGAGCTTTCACTTTTTTAATGTCAATCAAACCATCCAAGAGTCAAGCATCGTTGATTTTACGCTATTTTGCGAGAGGATCAGCGCAAATATCATCACATTTTTGATCTCGCTTGCAGGTGTTACTCTGTTTTGCTACAAGCACCGCTCATTTGCCGTATCGCTTGGCATGCTAGCTCTTGGCTTTTTGGCATTTAAAAGTGGCCTTAGATTTACCATTTACGCTGTGCCTATCATGGCACTTGGTTTTGGCTATTTAGTGGAATTTATACTTTCAAATTTAAAGCTAAAAGGAGCGGTGCTAAATCTTGCGAGAGCCTTTGTAACCGTGCTCGCCTTAACTCCAGCACTCATTCATATCTATGGTTACAAAGCTGAGCCGGTTTTTGTACACAAAGAGGTTGAAATTTTAAATAAGCTAAAAGGCATCGCGGATCGCGAGGACTACGTGGTTGCGTGGTGGGACTATGGATATCCGATCAGATATTACAGCGATGTTAAGACGCTCATTGACGGCGGAAAGCACCTTGGACGTGAAAATTTTGCCGTGAGTTTTGCGCTTGGAAGCGATGAGATAAGCTCAGCAAATATGGCAAGGCTTGATGTTGAGTACACAGAGAGAAATTTTAAAGAGCGATTTAATGGCAATTTGGCTCAAATTTTAAAAGAGAGAAATGCAAGCATCGATCAGTTTTTTAGTGATATAAAAGAGGCAAATTTTAGCTTACCAGCAAAGACAAGGGATATTTATTACTATCTTCCAGATAGGATGCTTGGTATTTTTCCAACCATTTTGCAGTTTAGTAAGATCGATCTAAAAAGCGGTAAAAATTTAAATAACGGCCTTTTTATCGTCACAAGAGCGATCTCTCAAAATGAAAATGGCATTAGGTTAAATGGTGGTTTTACGCTCACAAGCGATGTCACAAATTTAATCTATGATGGCAACATCTTGCCTCTTAAATCTTTCATAGAGACTGATTATAACGAGGCTGGCAAGCTAAATGTCAAAGAGTATAAAAATAACGAAAGCTCAAATATTTCTGTCATTTTTATGAGAGATTATGGTAGGTTTATCATCCTTGATGAAAGTATTTTAAATAGCGCATACATCCAGCTTTTTGTGCTTGAAAGGTACGATCCAAAAATTTTTGAGCCAGTCATACTTGATGGGGCGGCAAAAATTTATAAACTAAAGAGGTAA
- the pglA gene encoding N,N'-diacetylbacillosaminyl-diphospho-undecaprenol alpha-1,3-N-acetylgalactosaminyltransferase produces the protein MARIGFLSHADMSIHFFRRPIMQALKDMGHEVFAIAPKGDFTDELAKSFHSVTYELDKASLNPLTVINNSKKLSQILGELNLDLLQTGAHKSNVFGTFAAKNAGIKHVINLVEGLGSFYIDDDIKTKAVRFVMERLYKFSFAKADVCVFVNDSDADYMISRNLIDKSKVYRIKSVGVDTAKFDPAITQAADLGEKKVILMIARAMWHKGVREFYEAAEILNGYKNCEFVFVGEGFAGNKSTADESFLKGGKVRYLGARNDIPQLLKASYLLALPSYKEGFPRTVLEAMSMAKAVVASDVTGCNEAVKEGYNGLLCKVKDASDLAEKIKILLDDEALCAKLGANGRDWAVSEFDEKQIAKRYIEIYRKFIDV, from the coding sequence ATGGCAAGGATAGGGTTTTTAAGCCACGCTGACATGAGTATACACTTTTTTAGGCGTCCAATAATGCAGGCTTTAAAAGATATGGGACATGAAGTTTTTGCTATCGCTCCAAAAGGTGACTTTACTGACGAGCTTGCTAAAAGCTTTCACTCCGTCACTTACGAGCTTGACAAAGCCAGTCTAAATCCACTAACTGTTATAAATAACTCAAAAAAACTATCTCAAATTTTGGGCGAGCTAAATTTGGACCTGCTGCAAACTGGCGCTCATAAGTCAAATGTATTTGGCACATTTGCCGCTAAAAACGCTGGTATAAAGCATGTGATAAATTTAGTTGAAGGCCTTGGTAGCTTTTATATCGATGATGATATTAAGACGAAGGCTGTGCGTTTTGTCATGGAGCGCCTTTATAAATTTTCATTCGCAAAGGCCGATGTTTGCGTGTTTGTAAACGACTCGGATGCTGATTATATGATCTCTCGTAATTTGATAGATAAAAGTAAAGTTTACCGCATAAAAAGTGTCGGCGTGGATACTGCTAAATTTGATCCAGCTATCACGCAGGCAGCGGACTTGGGTGAAAAAAAAGTCATTTTAATGATCGCAAGAGCCATGTGGCACAAGGGCGTTCGTGAATTTTACGAGGCAGCTGAAATTTTAAATGGCTACAAAAACTGCGAATTTGTCTTTGTGGGCGAGGGCTTTGCTGGTAATAAATCAACCGCAGATGAGAGCTTTTTAAAAGGTGGCAAGGTGCGGTATCTTGGCGCTAGAAACGATATACCACAGCTTTTAAAGGCTTCTTACTTGCTAGCACTCCCTAGCTACAAAGAGGGCTTTCCAAGAACGGTTTTAGAGGCGATGAGCATGGCTAAAGCAGTCGTTGCAAGTGACGTGACAGGCTGTAATGAAGCTGTAAAAGAGGGCTACAACGGACTTTTATGCAAGGTAAAGGACGCAAGTGATCTAGCAGAAAAGATAAAAATTTTGCTTGATGACGAAGCGCTTTGCGCTAAGCTTGGAGCAAATGGCAGGGACTGGGCGGTAAGCGAGTTTGACGAGAAGCAAATCGCAAAAAGATATATAGAAATTTATAGGAAATTTATAGATGTATAG
- a CDS encoding MATE family efflux transporter, whose translation MLINLISSIVVFVVSMGINFFLTPFILKSLGNEAFGFVGLSNAIVSYAAVISVAINSVSGRFVAHAWHKKDLSLANTYYSSVLVVNIFFCAVVVVLSSIFILNLQSLLNVPENLLFDVRMTLVFYFINFCVGLFNGVLTVCAFVTNKLYLLSIRNAISSAILAILIVALFFFFKPFISYIAISALVASLFVFFSTIFMSARITPELKFSLSKFDFSKIKELLSSGIWNSFNALNRILLTGMDLFICNIFVNANATGLLSVAKAAPIILESFVAQLSGIFAPKFVELYSKNLITDLIKEAKFSMKVIAFVMSAPAAFFVVFGLDFYTLWLPFKSAYEVKFIYNVSMITLVPIVFISFVFSLFNLDSATNKLRRPAIANTILGVSTIIAQIALLKFSDYGVYGIVIVAAIFYSIRILGFDLINAALNLEVKLTTFYGVYFKNLAVFALCVLAMFACKDFVSLDNWLKFVIFAAIYAGAAYILGYFLFFNAFERGIVWRKILKKFKRS comes from the coding sequence ATGCTAATCAATCTAATAAGCTCGATCGTCGTTTTTGTCGTATCTATGGGTATAAATTTCTTTCTTACGCCATTTATCTTAAAAAGTCTTGGCAACGAGGCATTTGGCTTTGTAGGCCTTAGCAACGCCATCGTTAGCTACGCAGCAGTCATAAGTGTAGCGATAAACTCGGTCAGCGGGCGCTTTGTCGCTCATGCGTGGCACAAAAAAGATCTAAGCCTTGCAAACACCTACTACTCATCAGTGCTTGTCGTAAATATCTTCTTTTGCGCCGTTGTTGTGGTGCTTAGCTCCATTTTTATACTAAATTTGCAAAGCCTTTTAAATGTCCCTGAAAATCTACTCTTTGATGTGAGAATGACCCTTGTTTTTTACTTTATAAATTTCTGCGTTGGGCTATTTAACGGCGTTTTGACTGTCTGCGCCTTTGTGACAAATAAGCTCTATCTACTCTCCATCAGAAATGCCATCTCAAGCGCGATCCTGGCAATCCTCATCGTGGCGCTCTTTTTCTTTTTTAAGCCATTTATCTCATATATCGCCATTTCAGCGCTAGTTGCTAGCCTTTTTGTCTTTTTTAGCACCATTTTTATGTCAGCTCGCATCACGCCAGAGCTAAAATTTAGCCTTAGTAAATTTGACTTTTCTAAGATCAAAGAGCTTTTAAGCTCTGGCATTTGGAATAGCTTTAATGCGCTAAACCGCATACTTTTAACAGGCATGGACCTATTTATTTGCAACATTTTTGTAAATGCAAACGCCACTGGCCTTCTTTCAGTCGCTAAGGCCGCTCCTATCATACTTGAGAGCTTTGTAGCGCAGCTTAGTGGTATCTTTGCGCCAAAATTTGTCGAACTTTACTCTAAAAATTTGATCACGGACCTAATAAAAGAGGCTAAATTTTCAATGAAGGTGATCGCCTTTGTGATGAGCGCTCCAGCTGCATTTTTTGTCGTTTTTGGACTTGATTTTTACACACTTTGGCTACCTTTTAAAAGCGCATATGAGGTCAAATTTATCTACAACGTCTCGATGATCACGCTTGTGCCTATCGTCTTTATAAGCTTTGTTTTTTCGCTTTTTAACCTTGATAGCGCGACAAACAAGCTTCGCCGCCCAGCCATTGCCAACACTATCCTTGGCGTTAGCACGATCATAGCGCAGATCGCGCTACTTAAATTTAGTGACTACGGCGTTTATGGCATCGTCATCGTCGCAGCCATTTTTTATAGCATAAGAATTCTTGGCTTTGATCTCATAAATGCTGCTTTAAATTTAGAGGTGAAACTCACCACATTTTACGGGGTTTATTTTAAAAATTTAGCCGTTTTTGCGCTATGCGTGCTTGCGATGTTTGCCTGCAAGGACTTTGTGAGCTTAGATAACTGGCTAAAATTTGTTATCTTTGCTGCGATATACGCCGGCGCAGCTTATATTTTGGGATATTTTTTATTTTTTAATGCCTTCGAGAGAGGCATAGTCTGGCGTAAAATTTTAAAAAAATTTAAAAGGTCTTAA
- a CDS encoding glycosyltransferase family 25 protein, whose amino-acid sequence MNEIYLISLAKDSKRRELLQQKFASYDSFKLIDAVDGRELNAREYYKIISPSFKAYGKVLSPAEVGCSLSHVKAYEAFLASEAKFALIFEDDVIGDDEDIKEAFLAASKMPENSVLICGMQDGLEGRFSAFGKKVDSSLSKPLWQVSKHSFSSIYRAGAYVLTKKSAKNLLEIHKNALCTTDVWDYLLGVNDMQMYFCDLFAHPTDLSGSNIEGERLERGYSANLKAYIKTIKFIFFSRLEKLQGYERIFKRG is encoded by the coding sequence ATGAATGAAATTTATCTGATCTCTTTGGCCAAAGACAGCAAAAGGCGTGAGCTTTTGCAGCAGAAATTTGCCTCTTACGATAGCTTTAAGCTAATAGACGCAGTCGATGGTAGGGAGCTAAACGCGAGGGAGTACTACAAGATCATTTCGCCATCATTTAAAGCTTACGGCAAGGTTTTAAGCCCGGCTGAGGTTGGCTGTTCGCTCTCGCACGTAAAAGCTTATGAGGCGTTTTTGGCAAGTGAGGCTAAATTTGCCCTCATCTTTGAAGACGACGTGATAGGCGATGATGAGGACATAAAAGAGGCCTTTTTGGCAGCTAGCAAGATGCCAGAAAACAGCGTGCTCATATGTGGCATGCAAGATGGGCTAGAGGGCAGGTTTAGCGCCTTTGGCAAAAAGGTGGATAGTAGCCTAAGTAAGCCACTTTGGCAGGTATCAAAGCACTCATTTTCAAGTATTTATAGAGCAGGAGCATATGTGCTAACTAAAAAAAGTGCTAAAAATTTGCTTGAAATCCACAAAAATGCGCTTTGCACGACTGATGTTTGGGACTATTTGCTTGGCGTTAATGATATGCAGATGTATTTTTGCGATCTTTTTGCGCACCCAACTGATCTTAGTGGCTCAAACATCGAGGGCGAGCGCCTTGAGAGAGGATACAGCGCAAATTTAAAGGCCTACATAAAAACAATTAAATTTATATTTTTCTCACGGCTTGAAAAGCTTCAAGGCTATGAGAGAATTTTTAAAAGGGGCTAA